From the genome of Scytonema hofmannii PCC 7110, one region includes:
- a CDS encoding ribonuclease R family protein has protein sequence MEFSIATLLANFTDDKLVARKLLEKKLGCEDEPNLEKLHIALEVLERIGILAKERGKYRRVSEEGVIEAKLRCSSKGFCFAIQDVEGAEDIYIRESHLSNAWNGDRVLVKVLKEGSRRRSPEGEVKLILERSNHTLLARIKQVEGGYRAVPLDDRLLFELKLLINNNKLEQAIDHLAHVEVLRYPLAQYPPLGRVVQILGSDAEAAADIDLVTCKHDLARTFPDPIQEAASKLPKKLLKADLKNRLDLRPKFTLSIVPNNGDSKFVENAFSLEKNNEGNWRLSFHIADATHYIQPEEILDREALKRGRSVYLGNLVLPMFPEVVGERCSLLPGVDRLALSFLITVDSKSGEIEDWEIQPSVVKVDTSLSESEAETIFANKSTKTSSGVVQIVQDLETVRQLLKKVRLNRGCLQLNLPPNQNPYCDEGALGCVVTNDLPVRALLTEYTLLVNQLMATHLNALGVPAIWRVQGAPDPEDVQEMLKLAINLGVELSLDPELEIQPLDYQQLTRVFAESASEQVLTYLLQDTLKQATYSTTKGSHFGLALPEYIHFTSPLRRYPDLVMQRVFYALTEHGRDRRNTRVKDRVNLRHSSSHGEINWNVLPPELQSELQSELTRIIVQLNDREKEVQEAETDLAGLQRASLMKQRIGEVFTGVITGVQSYGFFVEIEVPPTESDGGNTRVPLRVEGLVHVSSLKDDWYEYRARQQALFGRKNRASYRLGDRVAVQVKSVDYYRQQIDLVTVGSDGMVMGKDMNGEDPGMYMRHDDLEPDDLDPYADDE, from the coding sequence ATGGAATTTTCAATCGCTACACTTCTCGCCAATTTTACTGATGATAAATTGGTTGCTCGTAAACTGTTAGAAAAGAAACTTGGTTGCGAAGATGAACCCAATTTAGAAAAACTTCACATCGCCTTGGAAGTACTAGAAAGAATTGGGATTTTGGCCAAAGAACGAGGTAAGTATCGCCGTGTCTCGGAAGAGGGGGTGATTGAAGCAAAACTTCGCTGTTCCAGCAAAGGTTTTTGTTTTGCCATCCAGGATGTAGAAGGAGCAGAAGACATCTACATTCGCGAAAGTCATCTGAGCAATGCTTGGAATGGAGATCGCGTTTTGGTCAAAGTGCTTAAAGAAGGCAGTCGTCGGCGATCTCCAGAAGGAGAAGTCAAACTAATCCTAGAGCGGTCAAATCACACTTTACTAGCACGGATCAAGCAGGTAGAAGGGGGCTACCGCGCCGTACCTTTAGACGATAGATTGCTTTTTGAACTGAAACTGCTCATCAATAACAATAAACTGGAACAAGCAATTGACCACTTGGCTCATGTGGAGGTTTTGCGTTATCCATTAGCCCAATATCCACCATTGGGTAGAGTCGTGCAAATTCTAGGTAGCGATGCTGAAGCAGCAGCCGACATAGATCTAGTCACCTGCAAACACGATCTGGCGCGTACTTTTCCAGACCCCATTCAAGAAGCAGCTTCAAAATTACCTAAAAAGCTGCTAAAAGCAGATTTAAAAAATCGTTTGGACTTGCGCCCAAAGTTTACACTCAGCATAGTTCCCAACAATGGTGATTCCAAATTTGTAGAAAATGCTTTTTCTCTGGAAAAAAATAACGAGGGCAATTGGCGACTGAGCTTTCACATTGCCGATGCTACCCACTACATTCAACCAGAAGAAATTCTTGACCGGGAAGCACTGAAGCGGGGGCGCTCGGTGTATCTTGGTAATTTAGTACTGCCCATGTTCCCAGAAGTAGTTGGCGAACGTTGTTCTTTATTACCTGGAGTCGATCGATTAGCACTGTCTTTTTTAATTACAGTTGACTCAAAATCGGGAGAAATAGAAGATTGGGAAATTCAACCCAGTGTTGTTAAAGTCGATACCTCACTCAGTGAATCGGAAGCAGAAACTATTTTCGCCAACAAATCCACGAAAACAAGTAGCGGCGTTGTCCAGATAGTTCAAGACCTGGAAACTGTACGTCAATTATTGAAAAAGGTGCGTCTCAATCGGGGTTGTTTGCAATTGAATCTGCCACCCAATCAAAACCCATACTGCGATGAAGGTGCTTTGGGGTGTGTTGTCACCAACGATTTACCCGTGCGAGCTTTGCTTACAGAGTATACGTTACTGGTAAATCAATTGATGGCAACTCATTTGAATGCTCTTGGAGTTCCTGCCATTTGGCGAGTGCAAGGTGCGCCCGATCCCGAAGATGTTCAAGAGATGCTAAAATTGGCAATTAACTTGGGTGTTGAACTGTCCCTCGATCCGGAATTAGAAATTCAGCCTCTTGATTACCAACAGCTGACCAGGGTTTTTGCAGAATCGGCATCCGAGCAAGTGTTAACTTACTTATTACAAGATACCCTCAAACAAGCTACGTACAGTACAACCAAAGGTTCTCACTTTGGTTTGGCATTACCAGAATATATCCATTTCACTTCCCCCTTGCGGCGTTACCCAGATTTGGTTATGCAAAGGGTCTTTTATGCACTCACCGAACACGGACGCGATCGCCGTAACACTCGTGTTAAAGATCGGGTTAACCTTCGCCACTCCTCGAGCCATGGCGAAATTAACTGGAACGTTCTCCCACCAGAATTGCAAAGTGAATTGCAAAGTGAATTGACGAGAATTATTGTTCAGCTTAACGATCGCGAAAAAGAAGTTCAAGAAGCTGAAACCGATCTGGCTGGTTTGCAAAGGGCTTCGCTGATGAAACAACGCATTGGTGAAGTTTTCACTGGTGTCATCACGGGGGTTCAATCCTACGGATTCTTTGTAGAAATAGAAGTTCCACCCACCGAGTCAGATGGTGGAAATACGCGAGTTCCTTTACGGGTAGAAGGGCTAGTTCACGTCAGTTCTCTCAAAGACGATTGGTATGAATACCGCGCCAGACAACAAGCGCTGTTTGGTCGCAAAAATCGCGCTTCCTACAGATTGGGCGATCGTGTAGCCGTACAGGTAAAGAGTGTTGACTATTACCGCCAACAAATTGATTTAGTCACTGTTGGTAGCGATGGTATGGTCATGGGTAAGGATATGAATGGCGAAGATCCGGGTATGTATATGCGCCATGACGATCTTGAGCCTGATGACTTAGATCCCTATGCTGATGATGAATAG
- a CDS encoding flavin prenyltransferase UbiX codes for MSKPLIIGVTGASGLIYTVRAMKFLLEADCEIELVASKSTYMVWQSEQNIRMPLESLQQEQFWRQQALVEQRGKLHCHHWGDVGANIASGSFRTQGMIVIPCSMSTVAKLAAGMSSDLLERAADVQLKEGRKLVIVPRETPLSLIHLRNLTALAEVGARIVPAIPAWYHNPQTIEDLVDFVVARALDQLDIDCVPIQRWRG; via the coding sequence ATGTCAAAACCTCTCATAATAGGCGTAACAGGAGCATCTGGTTTAATTTACACTGTTCGTGCTATGAAATTTTTGCTGGAAGCTGACTGTGAAATTGAATTAGTTGCTTCTAAATCAACTTACATGGTTTGGCAATCCGAGCAAAATATTCGCATGCCCTTAGAATCCCTTCAACAGGAACAATTTTGGCGACAGCAAGCCCTTGTTGAACAAAGAGGCAAACTACACTGTCATCATTGGGGTGATGTAGGAGCTAACATTGCTAGTGGTTCGTTTCGCACTCAAGGAATGATAGTTATTCCTTGTAGCATGAGTACTGTAGCAAAGCTAGCAGCTGGTATGAGTTCAGACTTACTGGAACGGGCTGCAGATGTCCAACTCAAAGAAGGTCGGAAACTGGTTATTGTTCCGCGTGAAACTCCTTTGAGTTTGATTCACCTACGTAACTTAACAGCTTTAGCAGAAGTTGGCGCAAGAATTGTTCCTGCGATTCCTGCTTGGTATCACAATCCCCAAACTATCGAAGATTTAGTTGACTTTGTCGTCGCTCGTGCTTTGGATCAGCTAGATATTGACTGCGTTCCAATTCAACGATGGAGGGGGTAG
- a CDS encoding NB-ARC domain-containing protein has translation MTPHNSSQVEEEFIEARNNWELEKLYIDLGLVKGKSLTPVEKKFLRGLLCGCSPAEIASTVYQSRSSSTVRVYLSNGLYKYIEEMLTNQAGYLIKVKNWSRVTQLLEKAGYKKARIQLEPLGNQLKIDTKQEIVSIDMSSATIEDWGEAPDVSIFHGRITELSQLEQWIVGERCRLVMVLGMSGVGKTAFSVKLAEQLKDKFECVIWRSLHLNPSPEILLNQLVKILSPNQEINLTESLESLISRLIDCLRSSRCLIVLDNFDSILYSQYMGIEDTSLQRLISQLSTNSFSSYLLPHISYCQGYEIYGEILRRVGDSQHQSCLIVTSREKPQEISVLEGKILPVRCLKLTGLNYLESKNILQSKGLMTSQDEECKILIDWYAGNPLFIKLVATAIEELFGGSINNFLEQGTIVFGDIRAILDRQFNRLSSLEKLIMYWLALNQDLVSVRKLQRDIVPRVSQRLILEAMELLQKRSLIEKNAANFSQIPILMEYIGERLIEENFQMIGETGGYLLMSHTILETKIKNYIRETRLNSHSLE, from the coding sequence ATGACACCTCATAATTCAAGTCAGGTAGAAGAAGAATTTATAGAAGCTAGAAACAATTGGGAACTAGAAAAATTATATATAGATTTAGGTTTGGTGAAAGGAAAATCCCTGACACCTGTTGAAAAAAAATTCTTGAGGGGTTTACTTTGCGGTTGTAGTCCTGCAGAAATCGCTAGTACTGTGTATCAAAGTCGTAGTAGCAGTACCGTTAGAGTTTACCTTTCTAATGGGTTGTATAAGTATATAGAGGAAATGCTGACTAACCAAGCAGGATACTTAATTAAAGTGAAAAACTGGAGCCGTGTGACTCAATTGCTAGAAAAAGCAGGTTATAAAAAAGCACGGATTCAATTAGAGCCTCTTGGTAACCAACTAAAGATAGATACAAAACAAGAGATTGTTTCAATAGATATGAGTTCAGCAACAATAGAAGATTGGGGCGAAGCACCTGATGTGAGTATTTTCCATGGAAGGATAACAGAACTTTCTCAACTTGAACAATGGATTGTTGGAGAACGCTGTCGTTTAGTGATGGTTTTGGGTATGTCTGGCGTTGGAAAAACAGCTTTTTCTGTAAAGCTAGCAGAACAATTGAAGGATAAGTTTGAATGTGTAATTTGGCGGTCTCTACATCTTAATCCATCTCCAGAAATTCTGCTCAATCAACTCGTAAAAATTTTATCACCAAATCAAGAAATCAATCTTACAGAATCATTAGAAAGCCTCATATCACGACTTATTGATTGTTTGCGTTCGTCCCGATGTCTCATTGTCTTAGATAATTTTGATTCAATTTTGTACAGTCAATATATGGGTATTGAAGATACATCTCTTCAGAGATTGATCAGTCAATTAAGTACAAACTCTTTTTCGTCCTATCTTCTGCCGCATATTAGCTATTGTCAAGGATATGAGATTTATGGAGAAATTCTGAGAAGAGTAGGGGACTCCCAGCATCAAAGCTGTTTAATTGTAACAAGTCGAGAAAAACCCCAGGAAATTTCAGTACTTGAAGGAAAAATATTACCTGTTCGTTGCTTAAAATTAACGGGTTTAAATTATTTAGAGAGTAAGAATATACTCCAATCTAAAGGTTTAATGACTTCCCAAGATGAAGAATGCAAAATTTTAATAGATTGGTATGCAGGCAATCCCTTATTTATTAAATTAGTTGCAACGGCAATTGAAGAATTATTTGGTGGGAGCATCAACAATTTTTTAGAACAAGGTACAATCGTTTTTGGAGATATTCGAGCTATTTTAGATAGACAATTTAATCGTCTATCAAGTTTGGAAAAGCTGATTATGTACTGGTTAGCCTTGAACCAAGACTTGGTTTCAGTACGTAAGTTACAGAGAGATATTGTCCCTCGCGTGTCACAGAGATTAATTCTAGAGGCTATGGAGTTATTGCAAAAACGTTCTCTGATTGAGAAAAACGCAGCAAATTTTTCTCAAATTCCTATATTGATGGAATATATAGGGGAACGATTAATTGAGGAAAATTTTCAAATGATTGGAGAAACGGGAGGTTATCTGTTGATGAGTCATACAATCTTGGAGACCAAAATAAAGAACTACATTCGAGAAACTCGTCTAAACTCGCACTCTTTGGAGTAA
- a CDS encoding shikimate kinase, producing MTNNLLKGVNLYLVGMMGAGKSTVGQILAQHLGYGFVDTDSVIEKAAGGRSITQLFEDEGEVGFRQLETQVLAQVCAFTKLAIATGGGIVIKQENWSYLHHGLIVWLDVPVEILYARLAEDTTRPLLQDNDPKGKLRSLLEQRQHLYSQADLRITVSEGETPEQIATRVLDEIPGVLKPIEK from the coding sequence ATGACAAATAATTTATTAAAAGGAGTCAACCTATACTTGGTTGGCATGATGGGTGCAGGTAAATCTACTGTAGGGCAAATACTAGCACAGCATTTGGGCTATGGGTTCGTGGATACGGACAGTGTAATTGAGAAAGCAGCTGGTGGGAGATCCATAACTCAACTGTTTGAAGATGAAGGAGAAGTTGGGTTTCGCCAATTGGAAACTCAGGTTTTGGCACAAGTGTGTGCTTTCACTAAGCTTGCGATCGCAACAGGTGGAGGTATTGTTATAAAACAAGAAAACTGGAGTTACCTTCACCACGGCTTAATTGTTTGGCTGGATGTACCCGTCGAAATTCTTTACGCCCGTTTAGCGGAGGATACAACTAGACCCCTTTTACAAGATAACGATCCCAAAGGGAAACTGCGATCGCTTCTCGAACAAAGACAACATCTTTACTCACAAGCTGATTTGAGAATTACTGTCAGTGAAGGAGAGACACCAGAGCAAATTGCTACACGAGTCCTAGATGAGATTCCCGGTGTTTTAAAACCTATAGAAAAGTGA